In one window of Solanum pennellii chromosome 2, SPENNV200 DNA:
- the LOC107009343 gene encoding uncharacterized protein LOC107009343 isoform X1, producing the protein MRRTDVTPSIFLLFLFFLLLSKPSPCSSFSFPFSNYQAVFSLSHSIFSRVANLRQARGDYDGAARARSIAKKLENGMGIGFWKVMWNVGWDYARNYAWRDATSFEIFGAFSDLNEILRGLSDFSSVSSDRERVNWMNRNYENLFRVSKSLFGKFRKVFRQPQGPLKEVMETLQKEVLEGDLLKDCLELGSTDLKGLITVLKDISSKYTSTFSTRADL; encoded by the exons ATGCGGAGAACCGACGTGACTCCCTCAatctttcttctcttcctcttcttccttcttctctCTAAGCCATCACCTTGTTCCTCCTTTTCTTTCCCATTTTCCAACTACCAAGCCGtcttctctctttctcactCGATATTCTCCCGCGTCGCTAATCTCCGGCAAGCTCGCGGAGACTACGATGGCGCTGCCCGAGCTCGATCCATTGCTAAAAAACTAGAGAATGGTATGGGTATTGGTTTCTGGAAAGTCATGTGGAACGTGGGTTGGGATTATGCTCGAAATTATGCTTGGAGAGATGCTACGTCATTTGAAATATTCGGTGCTTTCTCTGATCTGAATGAAATTCTGCGTGGTCTTAGCGACTTTTCAAGTGTCAGTTCAGATAGGGAAAGGGTTAACTGGATGAATCGAAATTATGAAAATCTTTTCAGAGTTTCGAAATCTCTCTTCGGTAAATTTCGGAAGGTGTTTCGACAACCA caGGGTCCGCTGAAGGAAGTCATGGAGACACTTCAGAAGGAAGTATTAGAAGGTGATTTGCTCAAGGACTGCCTTGAATTGGGTTCTACTGATTTGAAGGGCCTGATCACAGTTTTGAAGGatatttcttcaaaatatacCTCTACTTTCTCAACGCGAGCAGATCTGTGA
- the LOC107009343 gene encoding uncharacterized protein LOC107009343 isoform X2, with amino-acid sequence MRRTDVTPSIFLLFLFFLLLSKPSPCSSFSFPFSNYQAVFSLSHSIFSRVANLRQARGDYDGAARARSIAKKLENGMGIGFWKVMWNVGWDYARNYAWRDATSFEIFGAFSDLNEILRGLSDFSSVSSDRERVNWMNRNYENLFRVSKSLFGKFRKVFRQPGPLKEVMETLQKEVLEGDLLKDCLELGSTDLKGLITVLKDISSKYTSTFSTRADL; translated from the exons ATGCGGAGAACCGACGTGACTCCCTCAatctttcttctcttcctcttcttccttcttctctCTAAGCCATCACCTTGTTCCTCCTTTTCTTTCCCATTTTCCAACTACCAAGCCGtcttctctctttctcactCGATATTCTCCCGCGTCGCTAATCTCCGGCAAGCTCGCGGAGACTACGATGGCGCTGCCCGAGCTCGATCCATTGCTAAAAAACTAGAGAATGGTATGGGTATTGGTTTCTGGAAAGTCATGTGGAACGTGGGTTGGGATTATGCTCGAAATTATGCTTGGAGAGATGCTACGTCATTTGAAATATTCGGTGCTTTCTCTGATCTGAATGAAATTCTGCGTGGTCTTAGCGACTTTTCAAGTGTCAGTTCAGATAGGGAAAGGGTTAACTGGATGAATCGAAATTATGAAAATCTTTTCAGAGTTTCGAAATCTCTCTTCGGTAAATTTCGGAAGGTGTTTCGACAACCA GGTCCGCTGAAGGAAGTCATGGAGACACTTCAGAAGGAAGTATTAGAAGGTGATTTGCTCAAGGACTGCCTTGAATTGGGTTCTACTGATTTGAAGGGCCTGATCACAGTTTTGAAGGatatttcttcaaaatatacCTCTACTTTCTCAACGCGAGCAGATCTGTGA
- the LOC107011157 gene encoding GDSL esterase/lipase At5g45670-like, with protein MGAGEVKRWIVVYVVLLLGLNLGVNVNAQQVPCYFIFGDSLVDNGNNNNIQSLARANYLPYGIDYPDGPTGRFSNGKTTVDVIAELLGFDDYIPPYASARGEDILKGVNFASAAAGIREETGQQLGARITFGGQVNNYRNTVQQVVQILGDENSAANYLSKCIYSIGLGSNDYLNNYFMPQYYSTSRQFNPDQYADVLIQQYSQQLKTLYDYGARKFALIGVGQIGCSPNALAQNSPDGRTCAENINNANKLFNNRLKGIVDEFNGNTPDAKFIYINAYDIFQDLIDNPSAFGFRVTNAGCCGVGRNNGQITCLPLQNPCQNRDEYVFWDAFHPGEAANIVVGRRSYRAERSSDAYPFDIQRLAQL; from the exons ATGGGTGCTGGGGAAGTAAAGAGATGGATAGTGGTGTATGTAGTGTTACTTTTAGGATTGAATTTGGGGGTAAATGTAAATGCACAACAAGTGccttgttattttatatttggtgATTCGTTAGTGGATAATGGGAATAACAACAATATTCAGTCATTGGCTAGGGCTAATTACTTGCCTTATGGTATTGATTATCCTGATGGTCCAACTGGAAGGTTTTCCAATGGCAAAACTACTGTTGATGTCATTG CTGAGCTTTTGGGTTTCGATGATTATATTCCACCCTATGCATCTGCAAGGGGTGAAGACATTCTCAAAGGTGTTAATTTTGCATCTGCTGCTGCTGGAATTAGAGAAGAAACTGGTCAACAATTG GGAGCAAGGATTACGTTTGGTGGTCAGGTAAATAATTACAGGAACACAGTGCAACAAGTGGTGCAAATACTTGGAGATGAAAATTCTGCTGCTAATTATTTGAGCAAGTGTATTTACTCAATTGGATTAGGCAGCAATGATTATCTCAATAATTATTTCATGCCTCAATATTACTCCACTAGCAGACAATTTAATCCTGATCAATATGCTGATGTTCTAATTCAACAATACTCTCAACAACTAAAG ACTTTGTATGACTATGGAGCAAGGAAGTTTGCCTTAATTGGAGTGGGCCAAATTGGTTGTAGCCCAAATGCTCTAGCCCAAAACAGTCCTGATGGAAGAACCTGTgcagaaaatataaataatgcaAACAAGTTATTCAACAATAGGCTAAAGGGTATTGTGGATGAATTCAATGGCAATACACCAGATGCAAAATTCATCTACATCAATGCTTATGATATCTTCCAAGATTTAATTGACAATCCCTCAGCATTTG GATTTAGAGTAACGAATGCTGGTTGTTGTGGAGTAGGAAGGAATAACGGGCAAATAACATGTCTTCCACTACAAAATCCTTGCCAAAATAGAGATGAATATGTATTTTGGGATGCATTTCATCCAGGTGAAGCTGCGAATATAGTTGTTGGGAGAAGATCATACAGAGCTGAAAGATCATCAGATGCTTATCCTTTTGATATTCAGCGTTTAGCTCAACTATGA
- the LOC107010052 gene encoding uncharacterized protein LOC107010052, translating into MANSTSTSTGLDSAPSSGIDAGSHFYIHPSDNPGAVLVTVPFNGTGFHSWRRSVLRSLSVKNKLVFINGECKRPEVSHSSYRQWVRCDDMVTSWILNSLDRDIADSVEYVNDALELWTELEDRYDQTNGAKLYQTQKEINDLNQGILDITTYYTRMKKLWEELNSLCVSSQCSCVCVCGAKANVQKAEQDRRLIQFLMGLNVVYTTIRGSILMMNPLPSLAQAFALLVQEEKQREFKPNNQLFTESSSLAAVSSSSGGKSFQTNYSTSSTTPRGRPFCDYCRRPGHVRAKCYKLHGYPSNDTNGSARDQHNPRNTVQNTYPNPRHNNKGRGGSANSVRLSCDGDASGQTKESSSTSCNDPQGNENISITKEQYDQVSHLLNQFQNDGVCGSVNFAGPFTEEASGNW; encoded by the exons ATGGCGAATTCTACATCTACGAGCACTGGATTAGACAGTGCTCCGTCGTCTGGAATTGATGCAGGGAGTCACTTCTACATTCATCCCTCAGATAATCCTGGAGCAGTACTTGTAACAGTTCCTTTCAATGGTACTGGTTTCCATTCATGGCGTCGTAGTGTACTTCGTTCCTTGTCAGTGAAGAACAAGCTAGTGTTCATCAATGGTGAGTGTAAGAGACCAGAGGTGAGTCATTCCAGTTATCGTCAATGGGTGAGATGTGATGATATGGTCACTTCGTGGATTCTCAACTCTCTAGATCGAGACATTGCCGATAGTGTTGAATATGTCAATGATGCTTTGGAATTGTGGACAGAACTGGAGGATCGATATGATCAGACAAATGGAGCAAAATTGTATCAAACTCAGAAGGAAATAAATGACCTTAATCAAGGTATTCTCGATATCACAACATATTACACTCGtatgaagaaactttgggaggaATTAAACAGTTTATGTGTTTCAAGTCAGTGtagttgtgtgtgtgtgtgtggagcTAAAGCTAATGTTCAGAAGGCAGAGCAAGACAGACGTTTGATTCAATTTCTGATGGGCTTGAATGTGGTATATACTACGATTAGGGGAAGCATCTTGATGATGAATCCCTTACCATCCTTGGCACAAGCCTTTGCCTTACTAGTGCAGGAGGAAAAACAACGagaatttaaaccaaataatcAACTGTTTACTGAGAGTAGTTCTCTAGCTGCAGTTTCATCAAGTTCAGGAGGTAAAAGTTTTCAAACAAACTATTCTACCTCCAGCACAACACCAAGAGGAAGACCTTTCTGTGACTATTGTAGAAGACCAGGACATGTTAGAGCAAAGTGTTATAAGTTGCATGGCTATCCATCTAATGACACAAATGGCTCTGCTCGTGATCAGCATAATCCAAGGAACACAGTTCAAAATACATATCCAAATCCAAGGCATAACAATAAAGGAAGAGGTGGATCAGCAAACTCTGTAAGACTATCCTGTGATGGAGATGCTAGTGGGCAAACAAAGGAATCAAGTTCAACCTCTTGTAATGACCCTCAAGGAAATGAGAATATCAGTATCACCAAGGAGCAATATGATCAAGTTTCTCACTTGCTGAATCAGTTTCAAAATGATGGAGTATGTGGATCTGTGAACTTTGCAG GCCCCTTCACTGAAGAGGCCTCTGGAAATTGGTAA